The following coding sequences are from one Gossypium hirsutum isolate 1008001.06 chromosome A12, Gossypium_hirsutum_v2.1, whole genome shotgun sequence window:
- the LOC107920592 gene encoding uncharacterized protein, with amino-acid sequence MVPDLDEVVKEERAKAESQKQLEERCKWLEEKARAMKGVDRHPGINAKDLSLVPDLVLPYKFRMPEFEKYNGTSCPEAHTTMFYRRMMGLVGVAAKWYNQLSQNRISSWRDLVQAFMKQYSHVTDITPDRITLQNMEKKPNESFKQYAQRWREMAIQVQPPLLEKETTMLFINTLKASFATKSFVDVVMTGEMIENAIRNGRIDAGESAKMQESGTRQNNEKIQFTPISMTYKELYQSLLDAHVVAPFYLKPLQPLFPKWYDANTQCEYHAGIVGHSIENCTTFKKLVERFIQMGIVKFDNPPSTKNPLPNHTNNGVNAIDGENYCEFHHKEGHKIQECEGFRVVIQGLMDSKEIEFYKEVTKEEYICASESVSSAPKVNYPVVIISHPKNEAGVQVTPKIIIQKPAVFSYKDNKRVPWNYNCNVTIPGKESSVCPLKEDQHIGSHTRSRRRHDLTSARTEPVKGKDLAIEQKRGKAVEIEVPVNEPVKEEEAKEFLKFLKHNEYSVVE; translated from the exons ATGGTCCCTGATTTGGATGAAGTTGTGAAAGAGGAAAGAGCAAAGGCAGAGTCACAAAAGCAGTTAGAAGAACGGTgtaaatggctggaggaaaagGCTAGAGCAATGAAAGGTGTTGATAGACACCCAGGAATTAATGCAAAAGAtctaagtttggtcccagatttagtACTTCCATACAAGTTCAggatgccagaatttgagaaatataatggaaCGAGCTGTCCTGAAGCTCATACCACTATGTTTTACAGAAGAATGATGGG TTTAGTAGGAGTAGctgctaaatggtacaatcagttgagtcaAAACAGaattagttcatggagagatttAGTACAGGCATTCATGAAGCAATACAGCCATGTGACAGATATAACTCCCGATAGGATTACTCtacagaatatggagaagaaaccAAATGAAAGTTTTAagcagtatgcacagaggtggagggaaaTGGCCATtcaagttcagccaccgctctTGGAGAAAGAAACTACGATGCTCTTCATTAACACCTTAAAGGCTTCATTTGCCACGAAGAGCTTTGTGGATGTGGTCATGACaggagaaatgattgagaatgccataagaaATGGAAGGATAGATGCAGGAGAAAGTGCTAAGAT GCAAGAGTCGGGAACCAGGCAGAATAATGAGAAGATTCAATTTACACCAATTTCCATGACATACAAAGAGTTATATCAAAGTTTGTTGGATGCACATGTGGtggcacctttttacttaaagccATTACAGCCTCTGTTTCCTAAATGGTACGATGCTAATACTCAATGTGAGTATCACGCAGGAATTGTGGGCCATTCAATAGAAAATTGCACCACTTTCAAGAAGCTGGTTGAGAGATTTATCCAGATGGGTATTGTGAAATTTGATAATCCACCCAGTACTAAAAATCCGCTACCTAATCATACTAATAATGGGGTAAATGCAATAGATGGAG AGAATTATTGTGAATTCCATCATAAAGAGGGACACAAAATTCAGGAATGTGAAGGGTTCAGAGTTGTTATCCAGGGTCTGATGGACAGCAAAGAAATAGAGTTTTATAAAGAGGTTACGAAGGAAGAATATATATGCGCGTCAGAATCCGTATCAAGTGCCCCAAAAGTCAATTATCCTGTGGTAATTATTTCGCATCCTAAGAATGAAGCAGGAGTTCAAGTGACGCCAAAGATCATAATTCAGAAGCCAGCGGTTTTTTCTTACAAGGATAATAAAAGGGTCCCTTGGAACTACAATTGTAATGTGACAATTCCGGGAAAAGAGAGTTCAGTCTGCCCGTTAAAGGAGGACCAACATATAGGTTCTCACACACGCAGTAGAAGGCGACATGATTTGACAAGTGCTCGAACAGAGCCTGTAAAAGGAAAAGATTTGGCAATTGAACAGAAAAGGGGAAAAGCAGTTGAAATTGAGGTGCCTGTTAATGAACCGgtgaaagaagaagaagctaaggAATTCCTGAAATTTCTAAAACATAACGAGTACAGTGTGGTGGAATAG